The sequence aacacatatgcagTCTAAGTGCATCAAAATATCTTTCTGCAAACTCAGACAGCTGACTTCATAATATAGTATGGCTTCTACTGTATATTCCATGACTATTTTAATTACCTTTCCAGTTCTGTCTAGTTCTGGGAATGCTTTTGGAGTGATACCAAACAGTCTCTGTAAGGAGTTAAGAGTCTTCTTTTTGGCATCGTAAACTTCAAacctgcagaaaagaaaaaatacagaaacaaagtCAAATCAAAGTGCGTTTTAATTCACATAGTGGAAGTTAACTTACATGTCCCACAAGTGGTAACTTTCAATTATGCTGACACTAATATCCTAAACAAAAGCCACACAACTTCTGTGAATACAGAGAGAACAGGCTCTGTGGTCACTGTGAGACAGGAGAGGTCGAGTTGCATTTTCTCCTATACTACGATAAATATGCTCAAAAAATATGCCCATATCTTTAAAAAGATAACTACTCCACTCCCACACCTCCTACACAGGAGAGGCACTGCTGGGGAGGGAGGGGATTATTTAGTATTTAGTGTTTCAATGTTTAATTCAGTGACGTTGTCTTGTTCTATatactatttatatttaaatatgttaataaagtttataaatgttgtattattattattattattattattattattattattatattattattattattattattaataataataataataataactgttatGCACTTTGTAAATGCTTTGACAATACTGCCAATgttagtcatgccaataaagcaacTACGAATTGAATTGAACTGAACTgaattgaactgaattgaattgaattgaattgaatgctAATTATTCACACCATATAAAGTAGGGTGGTGAAGCAGGCacctggcgattctgcctctatggAGAGTTCTGCTCAGTGTTAATTATGAACTTTGTAGTTTTTAACTTATCGTATCATTGAAAACTattcagtgaagcacaatctttctgcattatttGCAAGTATAAATattctggtaaacataaataaaaatcgcATTAACTGtactttgacagtttttgtattatttcccttttaaaaaaaactaccctTTTAGAAATATCAtttcaagcgttttgaaactggtaaaaatctaatcaaaatatacatttagaaTCCAAAATACACATGTTCCATGggaccaagtttttttttagcACTACCCTTATATAAGCTCAATTTTCATGTTTAAATCATCAATGAAAAGTAGACAGTCTAGGCTTTCTGACTACATAGGCCCTTGATCATAGGACAGTCAGAAGgtgaaaaaacatgtttaattcctTTACTCTGAGATTTAAAAACCTAAACCAATCTTGGCTGAAGTAAGATTTACATTATTTGCTGTTGAATGTATCTATAACGTATCGTAATTTAAACCAAGAGCCTATCATGGTTGGAATTTTAGATATGTGGGCAGAAATACAATCTGCGATTGGAAAATTTGCAAGCgtgtcattttacattttacaacagTGATTTAGGGTGGGGAGGATAGAGCTTCACTCAGTGTTGCCTGTATGATTCAGGGCTTTTTTAacctcaaaaatatatatatttaaatgattacaGCCCTGggataataatatttttaaatggactaatacatcacattttaaacaaggctttaataattgtgttttgataTATAGTAAACAAGACTCGTGGCTTTAAAAGTGACACATACGCAGAGACCTGCAGTAATGACTTGCACTGACAGAACTGTTTTGTCTGTGCCATGCCGTTCTTGATAGTTTGCCCACAATGAGAGGTGTATTTTTGGGAGGCTTGATTGTACACTTAAAACTATTGAgctcaatgagcttttggcatgattctttagtatTGTtcaccattcttcaatgcaaaattgttccagttcattcaaattctgataACTTCTCTTATGcatagccttcttcaactcatactaaagattctcaatcgaattaagatcaggactttgactaggccattccataacctcgattttattcttctttaaccattctgaaggaaattttgatgtgtgctttgtatctttgttgtgttggaatgtccagttgcattttaaaccaagttttgtagcagagggtttcaggtgattggccaatatcttctGGGATGCTATGGAattaattttaccatgtattggaactaaattccctgtgccattagaggaaaaacagccccatagaaggatattaccacctctatgcttgacagtaggtacggtgttcttttctttgtacgcctcaccagactttctccaaacataacaactatcagcatgaccaaatagcttgattttggttttatcatttcaaaaaacctttcaccagaactcatatccatcattcaaatgccattttgcaaactaaGCGATTATCCATGTAATGTTTTCCTAAgaatggctttttccttggcctgtaaccattgagaccttcaccatgcaatactcaacctatggttaaaatggaaaccccagtcccacgcagccaattcactttgaatatctttggcagtcaatctcggattgttattaaccttcctcacaattcttctacttgttcttggtgaaagaaccttctttcttccagaccgagtgagcgttgtgacagtaccatgagtcttgtacttcttgataatagaaacaatagttgaaattgggatactcaaatgcttggaaatcttgtattcttctccagctttatgaaaagtaaatcattttctgcccaaggtcttcagacagctctttattttttcccatattgacgtATTGGTAATGGctgcaatcatcctatgcctaacccttttatactctctaagaatgttcacctacaatccagcctCCATCcattctagacttttctagaattaggttctgcattatcatattgacatttctatcaccttgtagacaatactatcatagcatcaaataatgaatacttttgaatcagcatttttggagttttgcaaaaaattttaaaaaaaaatgaaataaataaataattgtaactttttttcctcatccataaaatcaaaacttgctacaaaagattttttctaaaattctttgttttcgagaaatttatagaaattataaatccactggggtatgtaaacttttgactacaactgtttatatagttttaattATGAAGGCTCAAAGTCAGTAGAGGGCGAAACTCAAATCTATGATGTCCACCGGGAAGAAAAGGTAGCTAAATTTGTAGCATTTCCAGTTATGTTTAAatttgttaaaaatgaaatgtaataatctattttggattttgtttgttgaaatctaaaaaaaaattcaaccaccctatataaaatacattgtatgATCTGATTTAATAATGAATGAAAGAGACTCACTTCTCCTGGAACTCCTGTAGCTGATACACTGCTTCCTCTGGCCTGAGACCCGGGGCTGCTGGGCCCTGAGTGTCAAAGCTGTTTCTGAACTGAATCACATTCACTCCGAAGCTCTGCCAATAATGAACATGTGTCAGATTACATATGTAGCCCGCAACCCCCCGCCCATCAAAGATGAATAACACAAATATGAACCCATGAACAATATTCACAGTATGTGGAAAAATGTACCGTAACATGTCTATgctaagatttatttttcttatttgagGGGTTCTACAGCCAATGAGTCAGAGGTCGAAAATGCAAGTTGacaggtataaataaataattgtgaccTAAATACCCTTAAAATCCTGTCTTATTCTGTCTGTACCAAGTTCTACCACACAAGGAGGACTAGTTTtcatgatatacagttaaaaatagGTGTGGTAGATTTTATAAAGTATCGGTCTTGGGAAGTAATCATCCTGCATGTGAGataaaaatagtaatattaataatgaaattATAAATTAACTGTTTATACGGTTCCACATTTATATTGGAGGAGTTTTTGTTGCATCAGTTATTTAGCAGTGATTGTCATGGTATTTGAACATATCTCTTACCTTTACTTGCTTATCAAGTTCCTGTTCAAACACATCTTTCTTGTCCTTCAATAAATGCCTCTTAACCTAACAGTGTGagaaatgttaaattatttttaaagggacTTCATTTGCTTTTGCAAGAATGAAAATAACTCAAAATGTGCCATTTTTGAGACAATCTCAAAATCAGACTTGTCATTAACATGGATATTACATTCCGgtacataacattttatttagcaaaaatcagtattgtaaaaaaacatacattttctgcCAAAACAATTAGCTCTGCCCACTTTTCCCAGAGATTATCTACTTCTGTTGTTTCTTCTCTTGGGATCCTTAGTTGGTATGAtctgtgaaatgcattttaataatcaTGGGCATTAGTGGCAGTTTTGTACACATGAAaattaattatgaaaaaataaagagaCACATACAAGTCAGTTGAGAACagtcatgaatatcaaactttatgtTATACATCAACATATGTACACCTGTCTATACCCTGGATAAGGCATTGTTCACAATATTGGACTCTGCGTAAGCTTATATTGAATATCTAAAAATCACAATTAAAAGTTAACATATTTCCACCCACCTGAGTTGTATATAGGTGCTCTCAATGGGTTGGTATATCCCATGAATTTTGTTCTCCATATCTTCTATCTCTTCCAGCAGGCAGAGTGCATAGTTTAATTGCTCAAGTGACAGAACTTCAATTGTTAACTGCTGGTAACACGCATTCCTGTACTGAACAACTATATCCAGCCTTTTCTggaataaaaaagggaaaaatgtAATCTGTGTATGCACCTTTAATTCACTTTCCCTAATTAAGATGCTAGACACcatcttaaagggtacataaggacctttttattttattgtgttacatgtgcccgcatagacctctcagaactacttttcccatcaccctcctgctcacttGTAAATCCATCTTAGTtacatgtgagcaggaggatgatgagaaatgtagttctgagaggtccatgcgggtacatgggaagccaagGCAGggactgcaatttaaaagtttaaaaaaagtggtcaaaatgtaaaaaaaaaaaaaaaaaaaaattcaaacaatacacacaccttacgtaaacagttgtagcaacacatgggaacatgtaacacaataaaataaaaaggtccttatgtaccctttaaaacaactaaaatcctaaatcattttaatatactttaccacacATGCCTgcgctttacagtgcttacctatgctttaccatgctttcactattctttattacactttgctatacttttactatgggaaacttttatgagGGTCTCCATCTAGCCTCCGTAATCATCAGTAAGCTTGGTAATCTAACTAAAAACAATTGACTGCTGATCACTTTGAACTAAATGTCTGAGATTTCCTACCTTGACATCTTGGTGCAGAACTGAAGAATACTTAAATTTCCACACTCCAGCAAACCCCTTCAGAGTATCTCTGATGAGAGAGGAGTCTAACCAAAGGCATCCGACCTGAAACACCTGTATAAacattaattatttgtttataacaTGTGTTATTACTGAAGGATGTAGAATGGATGTAGAAAAAACACTGTGCAGAAAACAACATttgcaaataatattttatttattattattattattttattattattattattattatttattattattattattattattattattatgtctgtgTAATGAACACAAAGCAATTAACTTGACAGCAAATTAAAAATGGCCAATAAAAAGTTCTCTTGTTGCTCACAGATTCTGTTTCAGAGAAAGAATAATCagctaaaataaattaatgttagTCAGTACAATGCATTCCCAGAATATACTGCCCAGTACTGGTAAAGACAGAGACAACTTACAAACAAATGCAATAGATGTTGCATATACTTTTTCAGTCATGCTGAAGCATTTGTCTAGTTGCATTAGTTTCAaatcagttttatatttatatttaaacctaCTTGCCGCTGCTTGGTTGGCATGTGTTTCCATATAAAAGATTGCAAAAGTTTGATAAGAACAATCTCAAAAGTGAAGACTACAGGGCCATTCCGGAGAAGACTTTGTTGCATATTTCCATCCCTAACTTCCTTAAAGGAATCAGAGCAGTATCCATGGAGGACAATTTAACTACCTTGCAgacatgctgaatgcagtgccGTTCTGTCTGCCAAACGCGGTCCTACTCACTCATAGTGCTTAGGCAGGtggatatttaatttttttataaaccagaAAAAACACTGTGCATACCGGTGGGAAATCTTGTATCTTCTGTTCAATCTTGTGTACCCGTTCAACAGCTTTATTTATTACAAGCAGCTCATGATTGGCTGATGTAAGTTCGGTGTACTGGCAATTCATGTCATCTTTCCACAGAAAGTCATAATAGCTGTAGCGAAAAATGTGTTTTTCGATAGCAGGTTTCAGACCTGAACAGAGAAACACATGACAAAAAATCATATTGCTCTTTTGGTGAAGTAAACTAATATGTTGAACTATTAAGATCTCTGTCagtatgtttcattttttaaatccccGCTTACTGATTATGACATGGTTGATGTATCTGAGGATGTGTTGAATGGTCTTGTCTTCTCTTATATTTGAAATGAGAGTCTCTTCCTGGGTCTCTCCTCGCTCCCAGCGCACACAGTCAGAGAGGTCCAGCACAGCCGAAGCAGCTTCGTTTACAGCATCTTGAGCAACTTCACATGTGGGATCGATCACAATGGTGGGGATGGTCAGTCTCAGTTTTAGGCTGCACCTATGtgaagatcacacacacacacatttcaagtAATTTCAGGGACACTTAGGGATAGAACAGAGAAAAACACCCAACACCTATAAATCAATACACCCTGCTAAAACAGTACACGCAATACCAGTGTGGTACCATATACTGTACCACA is a genomic window of Polyodon spathula isolate WHYD16114869_AA chromosome 6, ASM1765450v1, whole genome shotgun sequence containing:
- the LOC121317710 gene encoding dynein gamma chain, flagellar outer arm-like — encoded protein: MERIIAEVSLNHQEKVLTGSSATASDTDTNTASEVSSSSIIRSTISEVMDQKSHLRCSLKLRLTIPTIVIDPTCEVAQDAVNEAASAVLDLSDCVRWERGETQEETLISNIREDKTIQHILRYINHVIISLKPAIEKHIFRYSYYDFLWKDDMNCQYTELTSANHELLVINKAVERVHKIEQKIQDFPPNL